Proteins encoded by one window of Thioclava nitratireducens:
- a CDS encoding IS481 family transposase, with the protein MLIHLHSQATTTPKVRATIQASDEVGTALAERFGVTPQTIYKWRKRDNVEDRSHTPHRLQTTLTPAQEAVAVALRKTLLVSLDDLLAVVREFLNPNVSRSGLDRCLRRHGVGNLRDLQAKAARPKHSAFKAYEPGYFHIDVKYLPQMADETSRRYLFVAIDRATRWVFIRIFKAKTAANARRFLRDLERACPIRIRTILTDNGKEFTDRLFGLRKRAATGKHEFDKLCAALDIEHRLTPPKSPQTNGMVERFNGRIEEVLQSHHFRSGEELEATLHRYVWLYNQQLPQSALGSKPPLQAMKDWHKLKPELFRKQPYHLPGCDT; encoded by the coding sequence ATGCTGATCCATCTTCACAGCCAAGCAACGACGACGCCCAAGGTGCGAGCAACGATCCAGGCAAGCGACGAGGTCGGGACGGCGCTAGCCGAGCGTTTCGGGGTGACGCCCCAGACGATTTATAAATGGCGCAAGCGTGACAACGTTGAGGATCGCAGCCACACGCCACATCGCCTGCAAACGACGTTGACCCCGGCTCAGGAGGCCGTGGCGGTGGCGCTGCGCAAGACGTTGCTGGTGTCGCTCGATGATCTTCTGGCGGTGGTACGAGAATTCCTGAACCCGAACGTCTCGCGCTCGGGTCTGGACCGGTGTCTGCGTCGGCATGGCGTCGGCAACCTGCGTGACCTGCAGGCAAAGGCAGCGCGGCCCAAACACAGCGCCTTCAAGGCTTACGAGCCTGGCTATTTCCACATCGACGTGAAGTATCTGCCCCAGATGGCTGACGAAACTTCACGCCGCTACCTCTTCGTGGCCATCGACCGGGCGACACGGTGGGTTTTCATCCGCATTTTCAAGGCAAAGACTGCTGCGAATGCCCGGCGATTCCTGCGAGACCTGGAGCGTGCCTGCCCGATCCGCATCCGCACCATTCTGACCGATAATGGAAAAGAGTTCACTGATCGGCTCTTTGGCCTGCGTAAGCGGGCCGCAACTGGCAAACATGAGTTCGACAAACTTTGCGCCGCCCTCGACATAGAGCACCGCTTGACCCCGCCCAAATCACCCCAGACCAATGGCATGGTCGAAAGATTTAATGGCCGCATCGAAGAAGTCCTGCAAAGCCACCACTTCCGATCAGGCGAAGAACTGGAGGCGACGCTGCATCGATACGTCTGGCTCTACAATCAGCAGCTCCCGCAATCAGCCTTGGGCAGCAAACCGCCCTTGCAAGCCATGAAGGACTGGCACAAACTCAAACCAGAGCTGT